A single window of Flavobacterium aestivum DNA harbors:
- the thiC gene encoding phosphomethylpyrimidine synthase ThiC, with product MSNEEKISRAPFPNSKKVYIEGEIHPIKVAMREISLADTKLSNGRIEKNPSVTVYDTSGPYTDPNIDIDVRKGLPRIREQWILDRNDVEELTEISSDYGKSRLNNEKLDHLRFEYLHKPMRAKKGANVSQLHYAKQGIITPEMEYIAIRENQRIEQLNEQTKAMQCQHAGNSFGAKTPKSKITPEFVRSEVARGRAIIPNNINHPESEPMIVGRNFLVKINANIGNSAVTSSIEEEVEKAVWACRWGADTIMDLSTGKNIHETREWIIRNSPVPIGTVPIYQALEKVNGIAEDLTWEVFRDTLIEQAEQGVSYFTIHAGVLLRYIHLTAERVTGIVSRGGSIMAKWCLFHHKENFLYTHFEDICEIMKQYDVAFSLGDGLRPGSIADANDAAQFAELETLGELAKIAWKHDVQVFIEGPGHVPMHMIKENMEKQLEHCDEAPFYTLGPLTTDIAPGYDHITSAIGAAMIGWYGCAMLCYVTPKEHLGLPNKKDVKDGVITYKIAAHAADLAKGHPGSQYRDNALSKARFEFRWEDQFNLSLDPDTAREFHDETLPADGAKVAHFCSMCGPKFCSMKISQEIRDVAEAEKGMQEKSEEFIEQGKEIYI from the coding sequence ATGAGCAACGAAGAAAAAATCTCAAGAGCCCCTTTCCCTAACTCAAAAAAAGTATATATCGAAGGCGAAATACATCCGATTAAAGTAGCCATGCGTGAAATTTCACTAGCAGATACTAAATTATCCAACGGAAGAATCGAAAAAAATCCATCAGTAACCGTTTATGACACTTCTGGTCCATACACTGATCCAAACATAGATATTGATGTTCGAAAAGGATTGCCACGCATTCGCGAGCAATGGATTCTAGACCGTAATGATGTGGAAGAACTAACTGAAATCTCATCGGATTACGGAAAATCCCGTTTGAATAACGAGAAACTGGATCATTTGCGTTTTGAATATTTACACAAACCTATGCGTGCCAAAAAAGGAGCTAATGTATCCCAATTGCATTACGCAAAACAAGGCATCATCACTCCTGAAATGGAATACATTGCTATTCGTGAAAACCAACGCATCGAGCAATTGAATGAGCAAACCAAAGCGATGCAATGCCAACACGCAGGAAACAGCTTTGGCGCCAAAACTCCAAAAAGCAAAATCACACCTGAATTCGTAAGAAGCGAAGTAGCTCGTGGTCGTGCCATTATCCCTAATAACATCAACCATCCAGAAAGTGAACCTATGATTGTAGGTCGTAACTTTTTGGTTAAAATAAATGCAAACATTGGGAACAGTGCTGTTACTTCAAGTATTGAGGAAGAAGTAGAGAAAGCTGTCTGGGCTTGCCGTTGGGGTGCCGACACCATCATGGACTTATCAACCGGAAAAAACATACACGAAACCAGAGAATGGATTATTCGTAACTCACCAGTACCAATCGGGACGGTGCCTATATATCAAGCTCTAGAAAAAGTAAACGGAATTGCCGAAGATCTGACTTGGGAAGTCTTTCGCGACACTCTTATTGAGCAAGCAGAACAGGGAGTTTCTTATTTCACTATCCATGCTGGAGTTTTATTGCGCTATATTCACTTAACTGCAGAACGTGTAACAGGTATTGTTTCCCGTGGTGGTTCTATTATGGCAAAATGGTGTTTGTTTCACCACAAAGAAAACTTTCTTTACACTCACTTCGAGGACATTTGCGAAATCATGAAACAATACGATGTTGCCTTTTCTCTTGGAGATGGCTTACGTCCTGGTTCTATTGCAGATGCCAATGATGCTGCGCAATTTGCAGAATTAGAAACTCTTGGTGAATTAGCTAAAATTGCTTGGAAACATGATGTTCAAGTATTTATCGAAGGTCCTGGTCACGTCCCAATGCACATGATCAAAGAAAATATGGAGAAACAATTGGAACATTGTGATGAAGCTCCATTTTACACATTAGGCCCACTTACAACAGACATTGCACCTGGTTACGATCACATTACCTCAGCAATTGGAGCTGCAATGATTGGTTGGTACGGATGTGCTATGTTATGTTATGTTACTCCAAAAGAACATCTTGGTTTGCCAAATAAAAAAGACGTAAAAGACGGAGTAATAACCTATAAAATTGCCGCACACGCTGCCGACTTAGCCAAAGGACACCCTGGGTCACAATACCGTGACAATGCATTAAGCAAAGCACGATTTGAATTCCGCTGGGAAGATCAATTCAATTTATCATTAGATCCAGATACAGCAAGAGAATTTCATGATGAAACTCTACCTGCTGACGGTGCAAAAGTGGCGCATTTTTGTTCTATGTGCGGTCCTAAATTTTGCTCAATGAAAATTTCACAGGAAATACGTGATGTTGCCGAAGCCGAAAAAGGAATGCAAGAGAAGTCAGAAGAATTCATCGAACAAGGCAAAGAAATTTATATTTAA
- the thiS gene encoding sulfur carrier protein ThiS → MELKINNQIKQFALDSLTVQALLDLELPEKQNGIAIAINATVIPKNNWNNHFLNPTDDILIISATQGG, encoded by the coding sequence ATGGAACTAAAAATTAACAATCAAATCAAACAATTTGCTCTTGACAGCCTAACTGTTCAAGCACTTCTTGACTTGGAACTTCCCGAAAAACAAAACGGAATCGCCATAGCGATCAATGCTACAGTTATTCCAAAAAACAACTGGAATAATCATTTCCTCAATCCAACCGACGATATTCTTATCATTTCTGCCACACAAGGCGGATAA
- a CDS encoding DNA-3-methyladenine glycosylase I, with product MKKELVRCGWCNSSELYQKYHDEEWGVPVYEDSKLFEFLILETFQAGLSWITILNKRENFRVAFDAFDYKKIASYSEDKVQDLMQDPGIIRNQLKIRSAISNAIAFMKVQDEFGSFSKYIWGFVDGKPIINNRKSLSEVQATTPLSDAISKDLKKRGFKFVGSTVVYAHMQATGMVDDHIADCWKRN from the coding sequence ATGAAAAAAGAACTTGTAAGATGCGGCTGGTGTAATTCGAGTGAATTATATCAAAAATACCATGATGAAGAATGGGGTGTTCCCGTTTATGAAGATTCGAAGTTATTTGAATTTCTAATACTGGAAACTTTCCAGGCAGGATTGAGCTGGATCACGATACTCAACAAAAGAGAAAATTTCAGAGTAGCTTTTGATGCATTCGATTATAAAAAAATCGCTAGCTATTCCGAAGACAAAGTTCAGGATTTAATGCAGGACCCAGGCATCATTCGTAACCAATTAAAAATACGTTCCGCAATTTCAAACGCTATAGCCTTTATGAAAGTGCAAGATGAATTTGGCAGTTTTTCCAAATACATTTGGGGCTTTGTAGATGGAAAACCTATTATAAACAATCGAAAAAGTTTAAGTGAAGTTCAAGCCACAACTCCCCTGTCTGACGCTATTAGTAAGGACTTAAAAAAACGTGGGTTCAAATTTGTTGGTTCAACAGTAGTATATGCCCACATGCAAGCCACTGGTATGGTAGATGACCATATAGCCGATTGCTGGAAGAGAAATTAG